The following coding sequences are from one Streptomyces sp. V3I7 window:
- a CDS encoding type II toxin-antitoxin system death-on-curing family toxin, whose product MTYIYLSAEDVLAIAEHAVDDQDVVVRDAGLLESAVHRPSASMFGQEAYTDLFDKAAALLQSLAINHPLVDGNKRTAWVSCVVFLAMNNVQLRPDIDAAERLVIAVTTGSLEEVKAIGEALRDLTE is encoded by the coding sequence GTGACATACATCTATCTGTCGGCCGAGGACGTCCTGGCCATTGCCGAGCATGCCGTCGATGACCAGGACGTCGTCGTGCGCGACGCGGGCCTGTTGGAGTCTGCTGTGCATCGGCCTTCGGCGTCGATGTTCGGGCAGGAGGCCTACACCGACCTGTTCGACAAGGCGGCGGCGCTTCTGCAGTCGCTGGCGATCAACCATCCCCTCGTCGACGGGAACAAGCGCACGGCCTGGGTGTCCTGTGTCGTCTTCCTGGCGATGAACAACGTGCAGCTACGCCCGGACATCGACGCGGCCGAGCGTCTCGTGATCGCAGTGACGACCGGGAGCCTTGAAGAAGTCAAGGCGATCGGCGAGGCGCTGCGCGACCTGACG
- a CDS encoding xanthine dehydrogenase family protein molybdopterin-binding subunit, whose protein sequence is MSNEAATATTPAEAAPAPAPEELPHGLGASLPPSDARAKTEGTFPYAADLWAEGLLWAAVLRSPHPHARIVSIDTSHAREMPGVHAVITHEDVPGTPRYGRGTADRPVFASEVVRHHGEPIAAVAADHPDTARMAAAAITVEYEVLDPVTDPERAFEAEPLHPDGNLIRHIPLRHGDPDAIGEVVVEGLYRIGRQDPAPIGAEAGLAVPRPDGGVELYLASTDPHTDRNTAAACYGLTPDQVKVVVTGVPGATADREDQGFQLPLGLLALRTGCPVKLAATREESFLGHVHRHPTLLRYRHHADAEGRLVKVEAQILLDAGAYADTSSDALAAAVSFACGPYVVPNAFIEGWAVRTNNPPSGHVRGEGAMQVCAAYEAQMDKLAKKLGEDPAELRLRNVLATGDVLPIGQTVTCPAPVAELLQAVRDFPLPEPQDAAEEDWLLPGGPEGAGEADAVRRGVGYGVGMVHMLGAEGSDEVSTATVKVHDGVATVLCAAVESGQGFTTLARQIVQETLGIDEVHVAPVDTDQPPAGAGCRSRHTWVSGGAVERAAKMVRTQLLQPLAHQFGMSAELLQITDGKITSYDGVLSTTVTEALADKELWATAQCRPHPTEPLNDAGQGDAFVGLAFCAIRAVVDVDVELGSVRVVELAVAQDVGRVLNPAQLAARIEAGVTQGVGIALTENLRTPRGLVRHPDLTGYALPTALDVPDIRIVKLVEERDVVAPFGAKSVSAVPVVTSPAAIASAVRAATGRPVNRLPIRPQAAVVTAQ, encoded by the coding sequence GTGAGCAACGAAGCCGCCACCGCGACCACCCCCGCGGAGGCAGCCCCCGCCCCGGCCCCCGAGGAGCTGCCGCACGGCCTGGGCGCCTCCCTGCCGCCGTCCGACGCGCGCGCCAAGACCGAGGGCACGTTCCCGTACGCGGCCGACCTGTGGGCCGAGGGCCTGCTGTGGGCCGCCGTGCTGCGCTCCCCGCACCCGCACGCGCGCATCGTCTCCATCGACACCTCCCACGCGCGTGAGATGCCCGGCGTCCACGCGGTGATCACGCACGAGGACGTGCCCGGCACCCCGCGGTACGGCCGCGGCACGGCCGACCGCCCGGTGTTCGCCTCCGAGGTCGTGCGCCACCACGGCGAGCCCATCGCGGCCGTCGCCGCCGACCACCCGGACACCGCGCGGATGGCCGCCGCGGCCATCACCGTCGAGTACGAGGTGCTCGACCCGGTGACCGACCCCGAGCGGGCCTTCGAGGCCGAACCGCTGCACCCCGACGGCAACCTGATCCGGCACATCCCGCTGCGGCACGGCGACCCGGACGCGATCGGCGAGGTCGTCGTCGAGGGCCTGTACCGCATCGGCCGCCAGGACCCGGCGCCCATAGGGGCCGAGGCGGGCCTCGCCGTGCCCCGCCCCGACGGCGGCGTCGAGCTCTACCTGGCCTCCACCGACCCGCACACCGACCGCAACACGGCCGCCGCCTGCTACGGGCTCACCCCGGACCAGGTGAAGGTCGTCGTCACCGGCGTGCCCGGCGCCACGGCCGACCGCGAGGACCAGGGCTTCCAGCTCCCGCTCGGACTGCTCGCCCTCAGGACCGGCTGCCCGGTGAAGCTGGCGGCGACCCGCGAGGAGTCCTTCCTCGGCCACGTCCACCGCCACCCCACCCTGCTGCGCTACCGCCATCACGCGGACGCCGAGGGCCGGTTGGTGAAGGTCGAGGCGCAGATCCTGCTCGACGCGGGCGCCTACGCCGACACCTCCTCCGACGCCCTGGCCGCCGCCGTCTCCTTCGCTTGCGGGCCGTACGTCGTGCCGAACGCCTTCATCGAGGGCTGGGCCGTGCGCACCAACAACCCGCCCTCCGGCCATGTGCGCGGCGAGGGCGCCATGCAGGTGTGCGCCGCCTACGAGGCGCAGATGGACAAGCTCGCGAAGAAGCTCGGCGAGGACCCGGCGGAGCTGCGGCTGCGCAACGTGCTCGCCACGGGCGACGTCCTGCCGATCGGCCAGACGGTGACCTGCCCGGCCCCGGTGGCCGAACTGCTGCAGGCCGTACGGGACTTCCCGCTGCCCGAGCCGCAGGACGCCGCCGAGGAGGACTGGCTGCTGCCCGGCGGACCCGAGGGCGCGGGCGAGGCGGACGCCGTGCGCCGGGGCGTGGGCTACGGCGTGGGCATGGTGCACATGCTCGGCGCGGAGGGCTCCGACGAGGTGTCCACGGCGACCGTGAAGGTCCACGACGGCGTCGCCACCGTGCTGTGCGCGGCGGTCGAGAGCGGTCAGGGATTCACCACGCTCGCCCGGCAGATCGTCCAGGAGACCCTCGGCATCGACGAGGTCCACGTGGCGCCGGTCGACACCGACCAGCCCCCGGCCGGCGCGGGCTGCCGAAGCCGCCACACGTGGGTGTCGGGCGGCGCGGTGGAACGTGCGGCCAAGATGGTCCGCACCCAGCTTCTCCAGCCGCTGGCCCACCAGTTCGGCATGTCGGCCGAGCTGCTCCAGATCACCGACGGCAAGATCACGTCGTACGACGGCGTACTGTCCACGACCGTCACCGAGGCGCTGGCCGACAAGGAACTGTGGGCCACCGCGCAGTGCCGCCCGCACCCCACCGAGCCGCTGAACGACGCCGGCCAGGGCGACGCCTTCGTGGGCCTCGCCTTCTGCGCGATCCGCGCGGTGGTGGATGTCGACGTCGAACTCGGCTCGGTACGGGTCGTGGAGCTGGCCGTCGCCCAGGACGTGGGCCGGGTCCTCAACCCCGCCCAGCTGGCCGCCCGGATCGAGGCGGGTGTCACGCAGGGCGTGGGCATCGCCCTCACCGAGAACCTGCGCACGCCGCGCGGCCTCGTCCGCCATCCCGACCTCACCGGGTACGCGCTGCCCACGGCCCTGGACGTGCCGGACATCCGGATCGTCAAGCTGGTCGAGGAGCGGGACGTGGTCGCGCCCTTCGGCGCCAAGTCCGTCAGCGCCGTCCCGGTGGTGACCTCGCCCGCGGCCATCGCCTCCGCCGTACGCGCCGCGACCGGGCGCCCGGTGAACCGACTGCCGATCCGCCCGCAGGCGGCGGTGGTGACGGCGCAGTGA
- a CDS encoding DUF4186 domain-containing protein, giving the protein MTSPSDPPSPDPAAPRSPDQRLDLGQRLGDLDQRLDTIARHPFRAKFHLRGRDRALAEERGPATIRWHAYDLIAKRLAPAEPYKDGKQTPYRGHPVFVAQHATATCCRTCLQRWHQIPKGRQLTREEHLYVVAVIFRWIEREMTAE; this is encoded by the coding sequence ATGACCTCCCCATCCGATCCCCCGAGCCCCGATCCGGCGGCACCGCGCTCGCCCGACCAGCGCCTGGACCTCGGCCAGCGTCTGGGCGACCTCGACCAGCGCCTGGACACGATCGCGCGCCATCCGTTCCGCGCGAAGTTCCACCTGCGCGGCCGCGACCGCGCCCTCGCCGAGGAGCGCGGGCCCGCCACGATCCGCTGGCACGCCTACGACCTGATCGCCAAGCGCCTGGCCCCGGCCGAGCCGTACAAGGACGGCAAGCAGACGCCGTACCGCGGCCACCCCGTCTTCGTGGCCCAGCACGCGACGGCGACCTGCTGCCGCACCTGCCTCCAGCGCTGGCACCAGATCCCCAAGGGACGGCAGCTGACCCGCGAGGAGCACCTCTACGTGGTCGCGGTGATCTTCCGTTGGATCGAACGGGAGATGACCGCTGAGTAG
- a CDS encoding CopG family transcriptional regulator, with translation MAMNLRLRDDQTEALKLRAEQEGASMHAIVLRAVDDYLARTAHEALVRNAAKEQTAKWAELLERLK, from the coding sequence ATGGCTATGAACCTGCGTCTCCGTGACGACCAGACGGAAGCACTGAAGCTGCGGGCCGAGCAGGAGGGCGCGAGTATGCACGCCATAGTGCTGAGGGCCGTGGACGACTACCTGGCTCGGACGGCTCACGAGGCCCTGGTCCGCAACGCCGCGAAGGAGCAGACCGCCAAGTGGGCGGAGCTGCTGGAGCGGCTCAAGTGA
- a CDS encoding SUKH-4 family immunity protein yields MRTRDAGAAAITLTDKGTGRRGARAARREAPAGLERTRGRRRFADVTDGPTRLAQELRNRLVFGELLAPVTWEAEAILLDGGTVEMGSRYHYRPVDPRSPAPSPATLLRFAAVTEELAGLRGRFASLSGRYGTEVAAEASRQLLALFEEGARTDDRAYGTAAALIRPLALAAGRGTDCGLALELPGRLLEQEFGRGGVPRFEDVDFPAALTHEPTRRFLRETGLPEDTLLFRMDTDVPLPTLVEHCAEEWAGAYPLDLLPAGADRLIRLGRLDADGSVLVDGSTGAVLHWSESKASLEPLHTDVSTLAFTLWLLHRERALDAYHQLAARMIQILSALDWHYWTELFRTTRRVCSELC; encoded by the coding sequence ATGAGGACGAGGGACGCCGGTGCCGCGGCGATCACGTTGACCGACAAGGGCACGGGCCGCCGGGGGGCGCGCGCGGCGCGGCGCGAGGCGCCGGCCGGGCTCGAGCGCACGCGGGGACGGCGCCGGTTCGCCGACGTCACCGACGGCCCGACGCGGCTGGCGCAGGAACTGCGCAACCGGCTGGTGTTCGGGGAGCTGCTCGCCCCGGTGACCTGGGAGGCGGAGGCGATCCTCCTCGACGGCGGCACGGTCGAGATGGGCTCCCGGTACCACTACCGCCCGGTGGACCCCCGCTCCCCGGCGCCGTCGCCCGCGACGCTGCTGCGGTTCGCGGCGGTCACGGAGGAACTGGCGGGCCTGCGCGGCCGGTTCGCCTCGCTGTCCGGCCGGTACGGCACGGAGGTCGCGGCCGAGGCGTCCCGGCAGCTCCTCGCGCTCTTCGAGGAGGGCGCGCGGACCGACGACCGGGCGTACGGGACGGCGGCCGCGCTGATCCGCCCCCTCGCCCTGGCCGCAGGCCGGGGCACGGACTGCGGGCTGGCCCTGGAGCTGCCCGGCCGGCTGCTGGAGCAGGAGTTCGGCCGCGGCGGGGTGCCCCGCTTCGAGGACGTCGACTTCCCGGCCGCGCTCACCCACGAGCCGACCCGCCGCTTCCTGCGCGAGACGGGCCTGCCCGAGGACACGCTCCTGTTCCGCATGGACACCGACGTGCCGCTGCCGACGCTGGTGGAGCACTGCGCGGAGGAGTGGGCGGGCGCGTACCCCCTGGACCTGCTCCCCGCCGGCGCCGACCGGCTGATACGCCTCGGCCGGCTCGACGCGGACGGCAGCGTGCTGGTCGACGGCAGCACGGGCGCCGTCCTGCACTGGAGCGAGTCGAAGGCGTCCCTGGAGCCGCTGCACACGGACGTCTCCACCCTCGCCTTCACCCTGTGGCTGCTCCACCGCGAGCGGGCGCTCGACGCGTACCACCAGCTGGCCGCCCGGATGATCCAGATCCTGTCGGCCTTGGACTGGCACTACTGGACGGAACTGTTCCGTACGACGCGCAGGGTGTGCTCCGAGCTCTGCTGA
- a CDS encoding 2Fe-2S iron-sulfur cluster-binding protein, giving the protein MTEDQHGEGTPQGGGRWDPLPQGDYDDGATAFVKLPEGGIDALLAADSPLAAPGHGYVPPRIAVTPQTDAGSGAGLPESWTTPAGGAQWGDPGALPQEADTGDRFTYDPATGRQWAYQEPVAYEEQAAPGHETPGQDVTGHWSIPVAQGDLPDESGEFTTSSLVEQWGGTPPATLPGGAAAPWAPQATGQGQPWGHDPHDTHGAGHALPPEARAAEYAAPEADVPAYEPHDAAAHLAASGYAPAPAEAYAGMPAEHGADAPEEPAHDAHDGGHPAHEPHEAHQLHESHEVYEPEEAPEPAEVYEPEEAPEPAEFAEPEAAAESTESAEPAEAPEDADGPEEAPEGAAEPPAEHDEPVDAEAGPEGAEEAATAAEGPDAPAEPGSGSAPLYDDQPLASYVLSVNGTDRPVTDAWIGESLLYVLRERLGLAGAKDGCSQGECGACNVQVDGRLVASCLVPAVTAAGSEVRTVEGLATDGRPSDVQRALARCGAVQCGFCVPGMAMTLHDLLGGNPAPSELETRQALCGNLCRCSGYRGVLDAVKDVVAERKAVAAAEAEAAADAYETRIPHQAGPGAGGVNPAAFDPPDHTASETHAQPHAQPYDESYEDGYDETYDGSYGGEQHYDPTYGQSHGQSHDQSYGQDGGQA; this is encoded by the coding sequence GTGACCGAAGACCAGCACGGAGAGGGCACGCCGCAGGGCGGCGGCCGCTGGGACCCGCTGCCCCAGGGCGACTACGACGACGGCGCCACCGCGTTCGTGAAGCTCCCCGAGGGGGGCATCGACGCCCTCCTGGCCGCCGACAGCCCGCTCGCCGCGCCCGGCCACGGCTATGTGCCGCCGCGGATAGCGGTGACCCCGCAGACCGACGCCGGGTCCGGCGCGGGCCTGCCCGAGTCCTGGACGACCCCGGCCGGCGGCGCGCAGTGGGGCGACCCGGGCGCGCTGCCCCAGGAGGCGGACACGGGCGACCGGTTCACGTACGACCCGGCCACCGGTCGGCAGTGGGCGTACCAGGAGCCCGTCGCCTACGAGGAGCAGGCGGCCCCCGGCCACGAGACGCCGGGTCAGGACGTGACCGGGCACTGGTCCATCCCTGTCGCGCAGGGCGATCTCCCGGACGAGTCCGGCGAGTTCACCACGTCCTCGCTGGTCGAGCAGTGGGGCGGCACCCCGCCGGCCACGCTTCCCGGCGGCGCCGCCGCGCCCTGGGCGCCGCAGGCCACGGGACAGGGACAGCCCTGGGGCCACGACCCGCACGACACACACGGCGCTGGACACGCGCTCCCGCCGGAGGCGCGGGCCGCGGAATACGCCGCCCCCGAAGCCGACGTACCGGCGTACGAGCCCCACGACGCCGCCGCGCACCTGGCCGCGTCCGGCTACGCGCCCGCGCCCGCCGAGGCGTACGCCGGCATGCCCGCCGAACACGGCGCGGACGCCCCGGAGGAGCCCGCGCACGACGCCCACGACGGCGGGCACCCGGCCCACGAGCCGCACGAAGCGCACCAGCTCCACGAGTCCCACGAGGTCTACGAGCCCGAAGAGGCGCCGGAACCGGCCGAGGTCTACGAGCCCGAAGAGGCGCCGGAACCGGCCGAGTTCGCCGAGCCCGAAGCGGCCGCGGAATCCACCGAGTCGGCCGAACCCGCCGAGGCGCCGGAGGATGCCGACGGGCCCGAGGAGGCGCCTGAAGGGGCCGCTGAGCCCCCGGCGGAGCACGACGAACCGGTCGACGCCGAAGCCGGCCCCGAGGGCGCGGAGGAGGCGGCCACGGCGGCCGAGGGCCCTGATGCCCCCGCCGAGCCCGGGTCCGGTTCCGCGCCGCTGTACGACGACCAGCCCCTGGCCTCGTACGTCCTGAGCGTCAACGGCACCGACCGGCCCGTCACCGACGCCTGGATCGGCGAGTCCCTGCTCTACGTGCTGCGCGAGCGCCTCGGCCTCGCCGGCGCCAAGGACGGCTGCTCGCAGGGCGAGTGCGGGGCGTGCAACGTCCAGGTCGACGGCCGGCTCGTCGCCTCCTGCCTGGTGCCCGCGGTCACCGCCGCCGGCAGTGAGGTCCGTACGGTCGAGGGCCTCGCCACCGACGGCCGGCCCTCGGACGTGCAGCGCGCGCTCGCCCGGTGCGGCGCGGTGCAGTGCGGCTTCTGCGTGCCCGGCATGGCGATGACCCTGCACGACCTGCTGGGGGGCAACCCCGCACCGAGCGAGCTGGAGACGCGCCAGGCGCTGTGCGGCAACCTCTGCCGCTGCTCGGGCTACCGGGGCGTCCTCGACGCTGTCAAGGACGTCGTCGCTGAGCGCAAGGCCGTGGCCGCCGCGGAGGCGGAGGCCGCCGCGGACGCGTACGAGACCCGCATCCCGCACCAGGCCGGCCCCGGCGCCGGGGGCGTCAACCCCGCTGCCTTCGACCCGCCGGACCACACCGCGTCCGAGACGCACGCCCAGCCGCATGCCCAGCCGTACGACGAGAGCTACGAAGACGGCTACGACGAGACGTACGACGGTTCCTACGGCGGCGAGCAGCACTACGACCCGACCTACGGCCAGTCACACGGCCAGTCCCACGACCAGTCCTACGGCCAGGACGGAGGCCAGGCGTGA